In a genomic window of Flavobacterium lipolyticum:
- a CDS encoding glycoside hydrolase family 35 protein, which translates to MKKIYLTFLFLSLTLSAAGQEKQSFAIANGNFLLNGKPIQIHSGEMHYSRIPQPYWRHRLKMMKAMGLNAVATYVFWNYHETAPGIWDFKTGNKNLAEYIKTAQEEGLFVILRPGPYVCAEWEFGGYPWFLQNVPNMVIRGNNAAYLGATKAYFTELYHQVKNLQITKGGPIIMVQGENEFGSYVAQRKDIPLEEHKKYSAAVFQQLKDIGFEVPFFTSDGSWLFEGGALPGALPTANGESDITKLKNVVNQFNNGQGPYMVAEFYPGWLDHWAEPFPTQTPEETASQTQKYLDNQVSFNYYMVHGGTNFGFTSGANYDKEHDIQPDMTSYDYDAPISEAGWATPKYNALRALLKTNVTPAVPAKMPVITISNIALTKAIDLADLKSKIPPVTADHPLTFEQLNQGDGYVWYSKRFTQPISGKLELNGLRDYAIVYVNGKKVAELNRYYKKYDCEIEVPFNATLDILVENMGRINYGSQINANNKGIISPVIINGETITGNWKMYPLPMAQEPDITAYKNSGKTNRPTVYQGTFNLSKTGDTFLDMRDWGKGIVFVNGINIGRYWSVGPQQTLYVPGCWLKKGKNTILIFEQKNGKIQKEVKTISTPILEDLKPENG; encoded by the coding sequence ATGAAAAAAATATACCTTACCTTTCTGTTTCTTTCTCTCACCCTTTCTGCGGCAGGACAAGAGAAGCAAAGTTTTGCTATTGCCAATGGAAATTTCCTGTTGAACGGAAAACCCATACAAATTCACTCCGGAGAAATGCACTATTCCCGCATTCCGCAACCTTATTGGCGCCATCGTTTAAAGATGATGAAAGCCATGGGTTTAAATGCTGTGGCCACCTATGTATTTTGGAACTATCATGAAACGGCACCCGGAATCTGGGACTTTAAAACCGGAAATAAAAATCTGGCCGAGTACATTAAAACGGCTCAGGAAGAAGGTTTATTTGTGATCTTACGTCCGGGACCTTATGTTTGTGCCGAATGGGAATTTGGAGGTTATCCGTGGTTTTTACAAAATGTTCCTAACATGGTCATTCGCGGAAATAATGCGGCCTATCTAGGGGCTACAAAAGCTTATTTTACCGAATTGTACCATCAGGTTAAGAATTTACAAATCACCAAAGGAGGCCCGATTATTATGGTTCAGGGCGAAAATGAATTTGGATCCTATGTAGCACAACGCAAAGACATCCCACTTGAAGAACATAAAAAATACAGTGCAGCCGTTTTTCAGCAATTGAAAGATATTGGTTTCGAAGTTCCTTTCTTTACTTCAGACGGAAGCTGGTTATTTGAAGGCGGAGCGTTACCGGGTGCTCTCCCAACGGCAAATGGCGAAAGCGATATTACAAAACTAAAAAATGTGGTCAACCAATTCAACAACGGACAAGGTCCGTACATGGTGGCCGAATTTTATCCGGGTTGGCTGGATCATTGGGCAGAACCTTTCCCGACACAAACTCCCGAAGAAACTGCAAGCCAAACACAAAAATATTTAGACAATCAGGTTTCATTCAACTACTATATGGTGCATGGCGGAACCAACTTCGGTTTTACTTCCGGAGCCAATTACGACAAAGAACATGACATTCAACCCGACATGACTTCTTACGATTACGACGCTCCAATTAGCGAAGCAGGTTGGGCAACCCCAAAATACAATGCGTTAAGAGCCCTGCTTAAAACCAATGTAACTCCGGCTGTTCCGGCAAAAATGCCTGTGATCACTATTTCGAACATTGCCTTAACAAAAGCCATTGATTTAGCCGATTTAAAGTCTAAAATCCCCCCTGTTACTGCAGACCATCCTTTAACCTTTGAACAGCTCAATCAGGGAGACGGTTATGTTTGGTACAGCAAAAGATTTACACAGCCTATTAGTGGGAAACTAGAATTAAACGGACTACGTGATTACGCCATAGTATATGTCAACGGAAAAAAAGTAGCAGAGCTAAACCGCTATTACAAAAAATACGATTGTGAAATTGAAGTTCCTTTTAACGCGACACTAGATATTCTGGTAGAGAATATGGGACGTATCAATTACGGTTCTCAAATTAATGCCAACAATAAAGGAATTATTAGCCCTGTAATAATCAATGGCGAAACCATTACCGGAAACTGGAAAATGTACCCATTACCAATGGCTCAGGAACCGGATATAACGGCTTACAAAAACTCAGGAAAAACAAATCGTCCTACGGTATATCAGGGAACCTTTAACCTAAGTAAAACCGGAGATACCTTCCTGGACATGCGCGACTGGGGTAAAGGAATTGTTTTTGTAAACGGAATCAATATTGGACGCTACTGGAGTGTTGGTCCTCAGCAAACATTGTATGTTCCGGGCTGTTGGCTTAAAAAAGGTAAAAACACCATACTGATCTTTGAACAGAAAAACGGAAAAATTCAGAAGGAGGTAAAAACAATTAGCACTCCGATTTTAGAGGATTTAAAACCCGAAAATGGCTAG
- a CDS encoding Gfo/Idh/MocA family protein: MLAACILFGGTNASAQMIKTKTPARAKGQTDVLRLATAPIPTVRVAFIGLGMRGPGAVERMTHIPGVEIVALCDMTQENTSKANETLTKAGFPKAQEFYGDENAWRKVTALPNVDLVYIATDWKHHAIIGVQAMKDGKHVAIEVPGAMTMEEIWQLIDTSEKTRKHCMQLENCVYDFFELTTLNMAQQGVFGEILHAEGSYIHGLQPFWGEYWNNWRMDYNIKHRGDIYATHGMGPACQALNIHRGDKMNFLVSMDTKAVGNPAYIKEKSGKEIKDFRNGDHTMTMIRTENGKTIQIQHDVTSPRPYSRMYQLSGTKGFANKYPLEGYALDGKELGDDVKPNHEKLSAHSFVPAEVKKALMEKYKHPIVKNIEEQAKKVGGHGGMDFVMDYRLIYCLQKGLPLDMDVYDLAEWSCLGPLTEISLDNGSAPVEIPDFTRGGWNKLKKLEFSE, translated from the coding sequence ATGTTAGCCGCCTGTATTCTGTTTGGAGGAACAAACGCATCGGCACAAATGATTAAAACCAAAACACCTGCCCGCGCAAAAGGCCAGACCGATGTTTTGCGTTTGGCAACAGCACCAATACCTACTGTTCGTGTTGCCTTTATAGGTCTTGGGATGCGTGGTCCCGGAGCAGTTGAGCGCATGACACATATTCCGGGTGTAGAAATTGTCGCTTTGTGCGATATGACACAGGAAAACACTTCTAAAGCAAACGAAACTTTAACCAAAGCCGGATTTCCTAAAGCTCAGGAATTTTACGGTGACGAAAATGCCTGGAGAAAAGTAACTGCTTTACCTAATGTGGATTTAGTATATATCGCTACCGACTGGAAACATCACGCAATTATTGGTGTTCAGGCCATGAAAGACGGTAAACACGTAGCCATAGAAGTTCCGGGTGCAATGACAATGGAAGAAATCTGGCAACTTATTGATACTTCCGAAAAAACCCGTAAACACTGTATGCAGCTTGAAAACTGTGTGTACGACTTCTTCGAACTTACTACCTTAAACATGGCGCAGCAAGGTGTGTTTGGAGAAATTCTACATGCTGAAGGATCTTACATCCACGGACTTCAGCCTTTCTGGGGAGAATACTGGAACAACTGGAGAATGGATTACAACATCAAACACCGTGGCGATATTTATGCTACGCACGGTATGGGACCGGCTTGTCAGGCTTTGAACATTCACCGTGGTGACAAAATGAACTTTTTAGTTTCTATGGACACTAAAGCAGTTGGAAATCCGGCCTACATCAAAGAAAAATCTGGAAAAGAAATCAAAGATTTTAGAAATGGAGATCACACCATGACCATGATTCGCACCGAAAACGGAAAAACAATCCAGATTCAGCACGATGTTACCTCTCCACGTCCGTACAGCAGAATGTACCAATTAAGCGGCACAAAAGGTTTTGCCAACAAATACCCATTAGAAGGATATGCTTTAGACGGCAAAGAACTAGGTGACGACGTAAAACCAAATCACGAAAAATTAAGCGCACACTCTTTTGTTCCTGCAGAGGTGAAAAAAGCATTAATGGAAAAATACAAACACCCGATTGTAAAAAATATCGAAGAGCAGGCTAAAAAAGTCGGCGGTCACGGAGGAATGGATTTCGTAATGGATTACCGTTTGATTTACTGTCTGCAAAAAGGGCTTCCGTTAGACATGGACGTTTACGATTTAGCCGAATGGTCTTGTTTAGGGCCTTTAACAGAGATTTCTCTTGACAACGGTTCAGCTCCTGTAGAAATTCCTGATTTTACACGTGGCGGATGGAACAAGTTGAAAAAATTAGAATTTTCAGAATAA
- a CDS encoding DUF3472 domain-containing protein encodes MKKIVYLFFASFLVSVSCVGSNDDVPSENETIENPKTTISLPLGGNAYSSKHLDGKNTITDNGIENWTDSNEFFTAYFRISKPGTFQITVEGSVEVYGKSELEFSINNETKKVNFTTSKKAVIAGTWNLKKEGYIAVKIKGISKTGDRFPSISRLTIASADFDGKISYVPNNEGDFYHWGRRGPSVHLNYQTPENTNTEWYYNEITVPQNEDKIGSYFMANGFGEGYFGIQVNSATERRILFSVWSPFTTDDPNSIPETHKIKLLKKGENVHTGEFGNEGSGGQSYLKYNWKAGNTYKFLLRGLPAGNNTTNYTAYFYAPELNKWLLIASFNRPQTNTYLKRFHSFLENFIPEQGDLSRKVLFNNQWVCDEKGNWFEINSARFTNDNTGAKEYRMDFAGGTEEGFFYLKNGGFFNDYTTPKTIFTKPLTNKKPEINFNTLP; translated from the coding sequence ATGAAAAAAATAGTATACCTGTTTTTTGCTTCTTTTCTAGTTTCGGTTTCCTGTGTTGGCAGCAATGATGATGTACCATCGGAAAATGAAACCATAGAAAATCCAAAAACAACAATTTCTCTGCCCCTTGGAGGAAATGCGTATAGTTCTAAACATTTAGACGGAAAAAATACCATTACAGACAATGGTATCGAAAACTGGACAGATTCCAACGAGTTTTTCACCGCCTATTTCAGAATTTCTAAACCCGGAACCTTTCAAATTACCGTAGAAGGATCTGTTGAAGTTTATGGGAAATCTGAACTGGAATTTTCGATCAATAACGAAACTAAAAAAGTAAACTTCACCACCTCAAAAAAGGCTGTTATTGCAGGAACCTGGAACCTTAAAAAAGAAGGATATATTGCTGTTAAAATAAAAGGAATCAGTAAAACCGGCGATCGTTTCCCGTCTATTAGTCGTTTAACGATTGCAAGTGCTGATTTTGACGGTAAAATCTCGTATGTACCCAACAATGAAGGTGATTTCTATCACTGGGGACGTCGTGGACCTTCTGTTCATTTAAACTATCAGACTCCAGAAAACACCAACACCGAGTGGTATTACAACGAAATTACCGTTCCTCAAAACGAGGATAAAATTGGATCTTATTTTATGGCAAATGGTTTTGGCGAAGGTTACTTTGGAATTCAGGTAAACTCAGCCACCGAAAGAAGAATTTTATTCTCGGTTTGGAGCCCGTTTACCACTGACGATCCTAACAGTATTCCGGAAACTCATAAAATTAAACTGCTGAAAAAAGGTGAAAATGTACACACAGGCGAATTTGGCAACGAAGGTTCAGGTGGACAGAGTTATTTAAAATACAATTGGAAAGCTGGAAACACCTACAAGTTTTTACTTCGTGGATTGCCTGCCGGTAATAACACCACCAACTATACCGCTTACTTTTATGCTCCCGAACTGAATAAATGGTTATTGATTGCCAGTTTCAATCGTCCTCAAACCAATACCTATTTGAAAAGATTTCACTCCTTTCTGGAAAATTTCATCCCGGAACAGGGAGATCTGTCACGCAAAGTCCTGTTCAATAATCAATGGGTTTGTGATGAAAAAGGCAACTGGTTCGAAATTAATTCAGCACGCTTTACAAACGACAACACTGGGGCAAAAGAATACCGAATGGATTTTGCAGGAGGAACGGAAGAGGGTTTCTTTTATCTAAAAAACGGAGGTTTTTTTAATGACTATACCACTCCAAAAACTATTTTTACAAAACCATTAACGAATAAAAAACCCGAAATAAATTTCAATACATTACCATAA
- a CDS encoding RagB/SusD family nutrient uptake outer membrane protein: MKKILLLGIAISVLSSCELDREPFSSYTKDKIQQDKEASVEVLLNGCYAQLKTWSDVMHRVGEYPGDNIMIRGTSTDHFYSFISYQHVPDNNRLSTFWNNGYKIISQSSDLITSIKEGESPAIDQQLGEAYYLRGMIYFYLCRTYGRPYAQSPETNLGVPIVNGLPADLNNLRLPDRSTVKATYDQAINDLKKAEALMSVGKSAAYATKEAAQAMLSRVYLYMSGTYETPNQEYASLSIDYAKKVIMSGRYNLLSRANFMKYNTFAPDSAEQTETIFAVKRVASEYSGFDHYYGIGGMYANIQGQGWGEMYASGEYLDLLRKSGLKKDARWAFIDPQYTKDASGNKTEAFRFITDVFNAGGTQTGYNYVQQPLKTKADGSYFITIGTTDYNLTVVNAAENQYSISYQGKTYTGEKDYMMLLNRVYPMFYITKCSLQNNDSHLHSPIISRLAEMYLNMAEAYAKKGDYSNALTNLNIIRERAIVGGGYTSLSSTNASQRIDEERQLELAFEAHRGYDVYRNGQTMTRRYPGPHLPMNDVPATSPRVVQYIPQSEVNAYPGTLTQNP; the protein is encoded by the coding sequence ATGAAAAAGATATTACTATTAGGTATTGCAATTAGTGTTCTGAGCTCATGTGAGTTAGACAGAGAACCATTTTCTTCCTATACAAAAGATAAAATACAACAAGATAAAGAAGCTTCGGTAGAAGTATTACTAAACGGCTGTTATGCCCAATTAAAAACCTGGTCAGATGTGATGCACCGCGTTGGTGAATATCCGGGAGATAATATCATGATTAGAGGAACTTCTACGGATCACTTTTACTCTTTTATTTCCTATCAGCATGTTCCTGACAATAACAGATTATCTACTTTCTGGAACAATGGTTACAAAATCATTTCACAATCAAGCGATTTGATAACATCCATTAAAGAAGGTGAAAGCCCCGCTATCGACCAGCAATTAGGAGAAGCCTATTATTTAAGAGGCATGATTTATTTTTACTTATGCCGTACGTATGGAAGACCTTACGCACAATCCCCTGAGACTAATTTAGGTGTACCAATTGTAAACGGCTTACCAGCAGATTTGAACAATCTTAGACTTCCGGACCGTTCTACTGTAAAAGCAACCTATGACCAAGCGATTAACGACTTGAAAAAAGCGGAAGCTCTAATGTCTGTTGGAAAATCTGCTGCTTATGCTACTAAAGAAGCGGCACAAGCCATGCTTTCAAGAGTGTATTTGTATATGAGTGGTACCTATGAAACGCCAAATCAGGAGTATGCCTCACTTTCTATTGATTATGCCAAAAAAGTAATCATGAGTGGCAGATACAACTTATTAAGCCGCGCGAATTTCATGAAATACAATACTTTTGCACCGGACTCAGCTGAACAAACAGAAACTATTTTTGCAGTAAAAAGAGTTGCTTCAGAATATTCAGGATTTGATCATTATTATGGAATTGGAGGAATGTATGCCAATATTCAGGGACAAGGATGGGGAGAAATGTATGCCAGTGGAGAATACCTTGACTTGTTGAGAAAATCCGGACTCAAAAAAGATGCGCGTTGGGCTTTTATTGATCCGCAATATACCAAAGATGCCAGTGGAAATAAAACAGAGGCTTTCCGCTTTATAACGGATGTTTTCAATGCCGGTGGTACACAAACCGGATACAATTATGTGCAACAACCATTAAAAACAAAAGCTGACGGATCCTATTTTATCACAATTGGAACAACAGATTACAACCTTACAGTAGTAAATGCAGCCGAAAATCAATACTCCATCTCTTATCAGGGAAAAACCTATACCGGAGAAAAGGATTATATGATGCTTTTAAACCGTGTGTATCCAATGTTTTACATCACAAAATGTTCTTTACAAAATAATGATTCGCACCTGCACTCCCCTATCATCTCGAGATTGGCTGAAATGTATTTGAACATGGCAGAAGCTTATGCAAAAAAAGGAGATTACTCTAATGCTTTGACTAACCTGAACATTATTCGCGAAAGAGCAATTGTTGGTGGAGGCTACACCTCTCTTAGCAGTACAAATGCTTCACAGCGCATTGATGAAGAACGTCAGTTAGAATTGGCTTTTGAAGCACATCGTGGTTATGACGTCTACAGAAACGGACAAACCATGACACGCCGTTACCCTGGTCCTCATTTACCAATGAATGATGTTCCGGCAACAAGCCCTCGTGTGGTACAATACATCCCACAATCTGAAGTCAATGCTTATCCGGGAACTTTAACACAAAACCCATAG
- a CDS encoding SusC/RagA family TonB-linked outer membrane protein, whose translation MKEALSKNPKILKLQTVLDKSLKTTLCTLLSVTFQITTAAPSKEISLNKTSLLAFQKIVKGKVVDDKGIPIPGVNVIIKGSKTGVQTDIDGSFAIEVPNANTILVFTFLGMQDQEIPVGNGTIKVTMKEAGQQMDEVVIVGYSKVKKESLTGSLQTLDNKKLLDVTTPTVENLLAGKASGVFVSTSGGEPGGASKVIIRGKTTVNGSTDPLWVVDGVIVGNSSPPMNPSDIENLTVLKDAASTAVYGSQGANGVIVVTTKSGKAGKSIINFSSRTALSTINNGNLKMMNGSELYDYYNSFANKQDFQNVWWWTPELRNKNYDWWKNGTKTGIAQDYNLSISGGGENFKSYVSLGVYDETGAIKGYDYKRYNGLMKFEYKPISWLTIKPQINLTREKVYNQQHDVGAMYRNLPWDSPYLPDGSLVGNAPNPTWVNTTGSNYLYDLQWNYSESEKYTVRANMDFDAKLTSWLTYSSVNNYIFDNYNSTSYSDPRSSSALAVKGRIEDQFETYNKLYTNQLLRFNKSFGVHNVNAVAGYEWNEYNFKKTQAIATGIPPGISVTDPAAKPEAVNGNKRQWAVQSLLSNINYSYDNRYLAQFSFRRDGASNFGKNAQYGNFFSISGGWNIHKEAFFKADWVNNLKLRASYGSVGNRPNSLYGHLPLYTFDYSYDENPGALISQLANPDLSWEKTFTTGVGLDISLFNRVNITLDYYDKDTSDLLYQVPLPGVIGVTRIWRNVGAVNNRGFEASVNVDIIKTKDLVWSFDANIGFNKNKVTGLYGDKQEIIVSDRSGVEGAAKKLLKPGYDVDSWFLTEWAGVDPDNGKPQWFTTNASGERVKTYSYGEASKYQKVVGSYTPDFFGGFSTSLNYKNFDFAAVFSYSVGGEIYNYARSEFDSDGAYSDRNQMNLNNGWSRWEKPGDIATHPQAIYNNPSNSQKSSSRFLETGTYLKMRSLSLGYNIPLQHLHITNLRLFITGENLFTISHFSGVSPELSPNWDASTEEYVISGVARDMYPQTRKITLGLNLTL comes from the coding sequence ATGAAAGAAGCACTTTCAAAAAATCCTAAGATTTTAAAGTTGCAGACAGTACTTGATAAAAGTTTAAAAACAACATTGTGTACCTTGTTGTCCGTAACTTTTCAAATTACAACTGCTGCTCCCTCAAAAGAGATTTCTTTAAACAAAACCAGTTTACTGGCCTTCCAAAAAATAGTGAAGGGTAAAGTTGTAGACGACAAAGGAATTCCGATTCCAGGTGTAAATGTTATTATAAAAGGATCCAAAACGGGGGTTCAGACCGATATCGATGGAAGCTTTGCCATTGAAGTACCCAATGCTAATACGATTTTAGTATTCACCTTTTTAGGAATGCAGGATCAGGAAATTCCTGTTGGAAACGGCACTATTAAAGTGACAATGAAAGAAGCCGGACAGCAGATGGATGAAGTTGTTATCGTGGGGTACAGCAAAGTAAAAAAAGAGAGTTTAACCGGATCGTTACAAACTTTAGACAACAAAAAGTTATTGGATGTTACTACTCCAACTGTTGAAAACTTACTGGCTGGAAAAGCAAGTGGAGTTTTTGTCAGTACCAGTGGAGGTGAGCCTGGTGGTGCCTCAAAAGTGATTATTAGAGGTAAAACTACCGTAAACGGAAGCACTGACCCGCTTTGGGTAGTAGACGGTGTGATCGTTGGAAACAGTTCTCCTCCTATGAATCCTTCTGATATCGAAAATTTAACGGTTCTTAAAGATGCTGCTTCTACGGCCGTCTACGGTTCACAAGGAGCCAATGGGGTAATTGTAGTTACTACAAAAAGCGGGAAAGCCGGGAAATCAATCATTAATTTCTCTTCAAGAACAGCACTGTCTACCATAAACAATGGAAATCTCAAAATGATGAACGGATCTGAGCTGTATGATTATTACAATTCTTTCGCCAACAAACAAGATTTTCAAAATGTTTGGTGGTGGACTCCTGAATTAAGAAACAAAAACTACGACTGGTGGAAAAATGGTACTAAAACAGGGATTGCTCAGGATTACAACTTATCGATTAGTGGTGGTGGAGAAAACTTTAAAAGTTATGTTTCCTTAGGAGTTTATGATGAAACCGGAGCTATAAAGGGCTACGATTATAAAAGGTATAACGGTTTGATGAAATTTGAATACAAACCAATTTCATGGCTTACCATAAAACCACAGATCAATCTAACGCGAGAAAAAGTATACAACCAGCAACATGATGTTGGAGCAATGTATCGTAACCTGCCTTGGGACAGTCCTTATTTACCGGATGGATCATTAGTAGGAAATGCACCAAACCCAACTTGGGTAAATACGACCGGATCTAACTATTTGTATGATTTACAATGGAATTATTCTGAATCAGAAAAATATACTGTTCGTGCCAATATGGATTTCGATGCAAAATTAACAAGCTGGCTGACGTATTCCTCTGTAAACAATTACATATTTGACAATTACAATTCAACATCTTATTCGGATCCTAGATCGTCTTCAGCCTTAGCTGTAAAAGGTAGAATTGAAGATCAATTTGAAACTTATAACAAGCTATACACCAATCAACTGTTAAGGTTTAACAAATCGTTTGGTGTACATAATGTGAATGCGGTAGCCGGTTATGAATGGAACGAATATAATTTCAAAAAAACACAGGCAATTGCAACAGGTATTCCTCCCGGAATTAGTGTAACAGACCCGGCTGCCAAACCTGAAGCTGTAAACGGAAACAAGAGACAATGGGCCGTGCAATCTTTACTATCAAATATCAACTATTCTTATGATAATAGATATTTGGCACAATTTTCTTTTAGACGTGATGGAGCATCGAATTTTGGTAAAAATGCTCAATACGGTAATTTCTTCTCTATTAGTGGTGGATGGAATATCCATAAAGAAGCTTTCTTTAAAGCAGATTGGGTAAACAACTTAAAATTAAGAGCTAGCTATGGTTCGGTAGGAAATCGCCCAAACAGTTTATACGGCCACTTGCCATTATATACTTTTGATTATAGCTATGATGAAAACCCAGGTGCCTTAATTTCACAATTAGCAAATCCCGATCTAAGCTGGGAAAAAACATTTACTACCGGTGTCGGTCTGGATATAAGCCTCTTCAACAGAGTAAATATTACTTTAGATTATTACGATAAAGATACTTCTGATTTATTGTACCAGGTTCCACTTCCGGGTGTTATCGGAGTAACTCGTATTTGGAGAAACGTTGGAGCTGTAAACAACAGAGGATTTGAGGCTTCTGTTAATGTAGACATCATCAAAACTAAAGATTTGGTTTGGTCCTTTGACGCCAATATTGGGTTTAACAAAAATAAAGTAACTGGTCTTTATGGTGACAAACAGGAAATAATTGTTTCCGATCGAAGCGGTGTAGAAGGTGCTGCTAAAAAATTACTAAAACCGGGATACGATGTAGACAGCTGGTTCTTAACCGAATGGGCTGGTGTTGATCCTGATAATGGGAAACCGCAATGGTTTACTACCAATGCTTCGGGAGAACGTGTAAAAACTTATAGTTATGGTGAGGCGTCTAAATATCAAAAAGTAGTTGGCTCTTATACTCCTGACTTCTTCGGAGGGTTCTCTACCAGTTTAAACTATAAAAACTTTGATTTTGCAGCAGTTTTTAGCTATTCTGTTGGAGGTGAAATCTATAACTATGCGAGATCAGAATTTGACTCGGATGGTGCATATTCTGACAGAAACCAAATGAATCTAAATAACGGGTGGAGTCGTTGGGAAAAACCGGGTGATATCGCGACACATCCACAAGCCATTTATAACAATCCTAGTAACTCTCAAAAATCATCTTCCCGTTTCTTAGAAACCGGAACTTATTTAAAAATGAGAAGTCTTTCTTTGGGGTATAACATACCGTTACAACACTTACACATTACCAACTTAAGATTATTTATAACCGGAGAAAACTTATTTACCATCTCCCATTTTTCTGGTGTATCACCTGAGTTGTCACCAAATTGGGATGCCTCAACTGAAGAGTATGTAATTTCTGGTGTCGCCAGAGACATGTACCCGCAAACACGTAAAATTACACTAGGTCTCAACTTAACGTTATAA